The sequence CGCGTAAAGCCTGGACACGTTCGGCTTTTGTACCCGGTTGGGGGCAGGTATATAATCATCACTGGTGGAAAGTGCCTGCCATTTACGCGGGCTTAGGTTCGTTAGGATACGCTATTGTATCTAATCACCAAAGTTATAAAGACTTTTTAGCGGTGGCCAAGTTTCAGCAACAGGGCAAACCCTATACCGACCCGATGTTTGATAACGACCCCAACCGGGATTTATATATCCGGTACGGAACAATTTCAAAAGAAGGCATTATTAATGCCAAGGATGGCTATTTCCGCAATTTTGAAATAAGTATCCTGGGTTTTATTGCCGTATGGGGCGTAAACATTGTTGATGCCTATATTTACGGTAAGCTGCAACACTCCTATTCTATGGATAACAACTTTAGCTTTAAAGTTGAACCAACTATCTACCAGCCTGTTTACGCTTCAAATTTTAATACTACCTTTACGCCTGCACTAAAAGTCACCATTACACTACGATGAAGATCGCTATATTAGGTTACGGAAAAATGGGCAAGATCATTGAGAAGATCGCCACCGACCGTAAACACGAAATTGTTTTAAAAATAGACGTTACCAACCAGGACGAACTGACCACCGAAAACCTGCAAAAGGCCGACGTGGCTATCGAGTTTAGTACCCCGGGTACCGTATTAGATCATATCGATGCCTGCTTTAAAGCCAAAGTGCCGGTGATTGTGGGCACCACAGGCTGGTATGGCCACCTGCAACGCCTTAAAGACGAATGCGAGCAAAATGGCACTACTATGCTTTACGCTTCAAACTTTAGCGTTGGCGTAAACATATTCTTCCATATCAATAAAATGCTGGCTAAGTTGATGAACAACTACCCTTATTATGATGTGCAGGTAGAAGAAATTCATCATACCCAAAAGCTTGATTCGCCCAGCGGCACAGCCATTACCATTGCCGAAGGCATTGTTGATGAACTGGATAACAAAAAGGAATGGGTGAACATTCTGAGTACCGATGGCACCGAAGGTTTGGCAGACACTATCAAAGCAGATCAGTTACTGATCGAATCCTTCCGCATAGAAAATGTACCCGGTACCCATACCGTGGTATACGATAGCGAGGTGGACAGCATTGAGTTTAAGCATACCGCGCATAACCGCAATGGCTTTGCCCTCGGCGCCGTTTTGGCTGCTGAATGGGTACAAGGTAAAAAAGGATTTTATTCGGCCAAAGATATGTTTAACTTTAGCCTGTAACCATTATAGATATTTAAAAACCCCTGTATCGTGAACGTTGTTGAAATTGTAATTTTTGTTGCCTTATATTACATACTGCCTTGTGTTGGCTTAGCCAAACTATTTGAAAAAGCCGGCGAAGCCGGTTGGAAGGGCTACATACCGCTGTACAACTGGTTTGTAATGATACAGCTAAGCGGCAAACCCGCCTGGTGGTTTGTATTATTACTGCTGCCCGGCATTAACATCCTGGTGCTGATTGGCGTACACCTTGATTTTGCAAAATCGTACGGCAAGTTTGGCTTAGGTGAGCAGATACTAAGCGTGTTGTTTCCATTTGTGTATTTACCTAAATGGGGCTTTGATGAGCATACCAAATACTTAGGCAAATCAACCTCGCCCGATTTTAAAACGAAGTATCAAAAAACGCTGAAGAAATCGTCAGGCCGCGAATGGACCGAAGCTATCATTTTCGCAGTGGTTGCCGCTACCCTTATCCGTACCTTCTTTATCGAAGCATACACCATCCCAACGCCATCAATGGAGCGGTCGTTACTGGTTGGCGACTTCTTGTTTGTAAGTAAGGTAAACTATGGCCCGCGTACACCGATGACACCTATCGCATTCCCCTTCGCGCACCATACCATGCCGCTTATCGGTACAAAAGCTTATTGGGATGGCATCGAACTGCCATACTATCGTTTACCTGGCTTAAGCGAGGTAAAAAAAGGCGACGTGGTAGTATTCAACTGGCCAATGGAAGCCGATTCGCCACTGTTGCGCCCGGTTGATAAGCGCGAAAACTATATTAAACGCTGCCAGGGAGCCCCTGGTGATACTTTATCAATTGTTGACGCCCAGGTTTACGTAAACGGTAAAGCCGCGCCAAACCCTCCGGGCGAACAGATAGATTATGCCCTGCAAACCGATGGCACCGAGATAAACCCTACCGTACTGGAAGATCTTAACATTAACTATTACGAGGGCCAAAACCCTACCATGACCCAGGAATCGGCCACTAAGCTGAAAAGCTTTAGCAATATTAAGGTTGTTAAACCGCTGATCCAGCAAAAAGGCATGGCCGACCCGCAGGCTTTCCCTGGCGATATTAACCATAAATGGAATGCGGATAATTTCGGCCCGCTGATCATCCCCAAAAAGGGCTGGACCGTTAAGCTTGATAGCCTAAGCATTCCGCTATACAAACGCGCCATTGAGGTTTACGAGCATAATACCGTAAAACTTGACGGCAAGAATGGCATCATCATTAACGGTGTTAAGGCTGATAGCTATACCTTTAAAATGAACTATTACTGGATGATGGGCGATAACCGCCACGATTCGTTAGACTCGCGCTTCTGGGGCTTTGTTCCTGAAGATCACATCGTAGGTAAAGCCCTGTTCATCTGGATGAGCTGGGATGACAACGGTTCGTTCCTGAACAAGATCAGGTGGAGCAGGATATTCAGAGGGATACATTAATTCGTTTCCAATATTAAACAAAAGAGGCGCCTGATGGGGAGGGCACTGAAAAAGTCCAATAGGGAAAAGGGAGCAGAAGGCGAAAGTTTTCTGCTCCTTTTTTAGTATATTAAAGTGTCAAAAGAAAGACACTAAGATGCTCATTCAGCAACAGCAGATCCAGTTCAGTGCATACTCAGGGTTATATGACCTGATCGTTCCGAAAGATAATCTTCTGCGGAAGATCAATGACCTGATAGATTTTACGTTTATCTACGAGGAATTGATCAGCAAATATTGCACAACCAATGGGCGGACAGCCGAAAGCCCTGTACGGATGTTCAAATATCTGCTGTTGAAAACGATCTATACGGTTTCAGATGTAGATGTGGTGGAACGTTCGCAGTATGACATGTCCTTCAAATATTTTCTGGAGATGTCTCCAGAGGAAGGGGTTATCGATCCGAGCTCATTGACCAAGTTCAGAAAGCTTCGGCTGAAGGATAACGATCTGTTAAACCTGCTCATCAATAAAACGGTAACCATCGCCATTGAAAAGGGGATCATCCGGTCAAAGTCCATTACAGTTGATGCTACACATTCCCTGTCAAGATCAAATCCGTATTCAGCCTTAGAAGTATTAAGGGAGCGCTCGAAACGGCTTCGCAAAGCGGTGTATGCCATAGATGAAGATATGAAGGCAGGGATGCCGGAAAAGAACACCACGGATGAACTGGAAAAAGAACTTGCCTATTGCAGTGCATTGGAAAAGTATATTGAAGCCGACCCGCCGTTAAGCCAGATACCTGCGGTAAAAGAAAAGCTGAACCTGTTGAAGGAGACGGTAGCAGACACGCAGGAGCACTATACGTTATCCAAAGACAAGGATGCTAAAACCGGCCATAAATCGGCTGATAGCTCCTTCTTTGGCTATAAGACCCATCTGGCGATGACCGAAGAACGCATCATTACCGCAGCGGTGGTCACCTCGGGTGAAAAAGGCGATGGCCCGGAACTCCCTAAGCTTTTGGAGATCAGTCAGCAGAATGGCATTGACGTAAAAACGATCATCGGGGATTCTGCTTATTCAGGGAAAGAGAACCTTGAAATGACAAATGAACAAGATATCAAACTGGTGGCTAAACTCAACCCGTCGATCACCCAGGGCTTCAGAAAAGATGAAAATAAGTTTGATTACAATAAAGATGCTGATCGGTTCGTCTGCCCGGCCGGGCATCTGGCTATCCGGAAGGCGCGCGGGGGTAAAAAGGATATCGGAGAGAATCAGGTTGATACTTATTACTTTGATGTTGAAAAGTGTAAGGTATGTCCATTGAGAGATGGTTGCTATAAGCCTGGGGCCAAAACCAAAACCTATTCCGTTAGCATTAAATCAGGTCTGCACCAACAGCAAATGGCATTTCAGGAAACTGACGAGTATAAACAAAGCAGCAAACACAGGTATAAGATCGAAGCCAAGAACAGCGAGTTGAAAAATGCTCATGGTTATGACCGGGCAATAGCCTACGGAATCGAAAATATGCAGATGCAGGGCGCCTTGGCTATCTTCACCGTCAATCTGAAAAGGATCATCAAATTGATGAGCTAAGTCTTAGCTAAAATAGCGCTTAGCCGCACATCGCTACCCTAACTGGCCTGTATCATCAACGACAAATAATCTTCCTCCTGTAAACTCAAATAAAAAAGCGACCAAGTAAAGGTTGCCTTTCTCTTGATCGCTTTAAGTGCGCCGTTTTATTGAGCTACTTTTTCAGTGACCTCCCTGATGGGCGCCTCTTTTGTTTGATGGTAGTGTCAGTAAAAGCGAGGCCTCGTGCGATTCCCTCCCCTGGGAGGGGGAGGGAGGGGTTTAACCATTACTCGCTATCGTATAAACCCCTCCCTGCCACAACACAATTCTGCCGCACCCCTCCCAAGGGAGGGAACTTATCGTTTCTATAACCTAACCCACTCCCCCATCTCCCCACTTTCAAACAACGCGTCTATCACCCGCATATTTCCCAAAGCATCACTCAAAGGCGTAGGCACAGGCGCATCATCCAAAATAGCTTTAGAAAAAGCGTCAACCTGCAGGGCGTACTGATTAGCAACAGGTATTTCTATTTCTTCTATCACCCTGTCACGCTGTAAAAACATCCGGTTAGGTTTATCGTTGTGGGCATTACAGGGCAGTTCAATTTCCAACCGGCCTTTGCTGCCGATGATGTTTATCCGTTGATAAGGCTCCAACTGGGTAGAGCAGGTAAGCGTGGCGGTATGGCCGTTGCCAAAATCAAGCAGGCCGGAGGTAAGGCTATCCGTTTTAAATTCAGGATCGAGATGTACCAGGCCCATTACCCGCACCGGTTCAGCGTTAAACACATATCGCGGGAACGATACGCAATAACAGCCGATATCCATCAGCGCGCCACCACCGGTATCAACCCGGTTGCGGATGTTATTCCCATCCATATTGCTGTACGAGAAGATAGACTGCACATGCTTCACCTCGCCCAGCAGGCCAGCGTTGATGATCTCCTTTGCCTTTTCCCATTGCGGGTGAAAGCGGTACATAAAAGCCTCCATCAATTTTAAATGCGGGTACTGCGCAGCGCCGTCAATCAGTCGTTGCGCGTCGGCGGCATTCAAGCCGATCGGTTTTTCGCACAATACGTGTTTACCGGCGGCAAGGGCTTGCAGGGTGTAATCCACATGTAAGTGATTGGGCAGCGGGATATATACCGCATCGATATCGGTGGCCGATAACAGTTCTTGGTAATCATTATAAACTTTAGGGATACCCAAATCGGCGGCGGTTTGCCGGGCTTTGCTTTTATCGCCCGATGCGATGCCGGTTACTTCGGCGTATTGGCATTGCTGTATAGCGGGGATTACTTGCGTGCGGCCAATTTTGGCGGTACTAAGTATACCCCAGCGGATTTTCTTACTCATTGGTTTTGATATTTTTGGCAGATATTAAATGTACTATTTACAGTAAAGCTAATTTACACCCATTTGCCAATTAAACAGTTAACCGTGTTGAATTAATTGCATACCGGGCATTTTTTAGCGTTTATAAATATTGGGTATCTTTAAAAACTTAACCAAATCAAAACCATACTAAAAGACATGACATCTGCAAAAAACAAATTGCTGGCAGCTGCCGCGCTGTTACTTTTTTCAGGTTCGCAAGCCTTTGCC comes from Mucilaginibacter mali and encodes:
- a CDS encoding DUF5683 domain-containing protein, which translates into the protein MRQYLIIISLLGIACFAAKAQTADSLTRKSKTDSVYRNQDTDPAKRFVPKAKKERVYHPDSTHSPRKAWTRSAFVPGWGQVYNHHWWKVPAIYAGLGSLGYAIVSNHQSYKDFLAVAKFQQQGKPYTDPMFDNDPNRDLYIRYGTISKEGIINAKDGYFRNFEISILGFIAVWGVNIVDAYIYGKLQHSYSMDNNFSFKVEPTIYQPVYASNFNTTFTPALKVTITLR
- the dapB gene encoding 4-hydroxy-tetrahydrodipicolinate reductase, translated to MKIAILGYGKMGKIIEKIATDRKHEIVLKIDVTNQDELTTENLQKADVAIEFSTPGTVLDHIDACFKAKVPVIVGTTGWYGHLQRLKDECEQNGTTMLYASNFSVGVNIFFHINKMLAKLMNNYPYYDVQVEEIHHTQKLDSPSGTAITIAEGIVDELDNKKEWVNILSTDGTEGLADTIKADQLLIESFRIENVPGTHTVVYDSEVDSIEFKHTAHNRNGFALGAVLAAEWVQGKKGFYSAKDMFNFSL
- the lepB gene encoding signal peptidase I is translated as MNVVEIVIFVALYYILPCVGLAKLFEKAGEAGWKGYIPLYNWFVMIQLSGKPAWWFVLLLLPGINILVLIGVHLDFAKSYGKFGLGEQILSVLFPFVYLPKWGFDEHTKYLGKSTSPDFKTKYQKTLKKSSGREWTEAIIFAVVAATLIRTFFIEAYTIPTPSMERSLLVGDFLFVSKVNYGPRTPMTPIAFPFAHHTMPLIGTKAYWDGIELPYYRLPGLSEVKKGDVVVFNWPMEADSPLLRPVDKRENYIKRCQGAPGDTLSIVDAQVYVNGKAAPNPPGEQIDYALQTDGTEINPTVLEDLNINYYEGQNPTMTQESATKLKSFSNIKVVKPLIQQKGMADPQAFPGDINHKWNADNFGPLIIPKKGWTVKLDSLSIPLYKRAIEVYEHNTVKLDGKNGIIINGVKADSYTFKMNYYWMMGDNRHDSLDSRFWGFVPEDHIVGKALFIWMSWDDNGSFLNKIRWSRIFRGIH
- a CDS encoding IS1182 family transposase, giving the protein MLIQQQQIQFSAYSGLYDLIVPKDNLLRKINDLIDFTFIYEELISKYCTTNGRTAESPVRMFKYLLLKTIYTVSDVDVVERSQYDMSFKYFLEMSPEEGVIDPSSLTKFRKLRLKDNDLLNLLINKTVTIAIEKGIIRSKSITVDATHSLSRSNPYSALEVLRERSKRLRKAVYAIDEDMKAGMPEKNTTDELEKELAYCSALEKYIEADPPLSQIPAVKEKLNLLKETVADTQEHYTLSKDKDAKTGHKSADSSFFGYKTHLAMTEERIITAAVVTSGEKGDGPELPKLLEISQQNGIDVKTIIGDSAYSGKENLEMTNEQDIKLVAKLNPSITQGFRKDENKFDYNKDADRFVCPAGHLAIRKARGGKKDIGENQVDTYYFDVEKCKVCPLRDGCYKPGAKTKTYSVSIKSGLHQQQMAFQETDEYKQSSKHRYKIEAKNSELKNAHGYDRAIAYGIENMQMQGALAIFTVNLKRIIKLMS
- a CDS encoding Gfo/Idh/MocA family protein — protein: MSKKIRWGILSTAKIGRTQVIPAIQQCQYAEVTGIASGDKSKARQTAADLGIPKVYNDYQELLSATDIDAVYIPLPNHLHVDYTLQALAAGKHVLCEKPIGLNAADAQRLIDGAAQYPHLKLMEAFMYRFHPQWEKAKEIINAGLLGEVKHVQSIFSYSNMDGNNIRNRVDTGGGALMDIGCYCVSFPRYVFNAEPVRVMGLVHLDPEFKTDSLTSGLLDFGNGHTATLTCSTQLEPYQRINIIGSKGRLEIELPCNAHNDKPNRMFLQRDRVIEEIEIPVANQYALQVDAFSKAILDDAPVPTPLSDALGNMRVIDALFESGEMGEWVRL